Proteins from a single region of Acidimicrobiia bacterium:
- a CDS encoding glycosyltransferase, translating into MRLLYVIDSLVPGGAERSLLALAPHYAARGVDLEVAYLHDRPGLQADLERAGAMLHFVDGNRRMERMRRLTTLLGRRRPDLVHTTLFESDLAGRVAARRTRTPVVSSLVSEHYGPAHRSNPALRRWKLRGAQVVDALTARLAVRLHAVSAHVADLMAHNLRYPRNRIDVVPRGRDPDSLGARTPQRRATAREQLGLAPDARVLLAVARQEHAKGLDVVLEAMPSLAADVDAIHLFVAGQEGGATTDLRALVDRLGLGHSVTFLGGRDDVPDLLCAADVFVLTSRREGSPGSVMEAMALELPIVVTDLPQIREVVNEASAVLVAPSSPPEHLARSIARVFRERGATERRVNVARRRFLADFTIGQVADDMVAFYRRSLASVSRAAGHGPRR; encoded by the coding sequence TTGCGTCTTCTGTACGTCATCGACAGCCTCGTGCCCGGTGGTGCCGAACGCTCGCTGCTCGCCCTCGCACCCCACTACGCCGCGCGGGGCGTCGACCTCGAAGTCGCCTACCTGCATGACCGACCGGGCCTCCAGGCCGACCTTGAGCGCGCGGGTGCCATGCTCCACTTCGTCGATGGCAACAGACGGATGGAGCGGATGCGACGCCTGACGACACTGCTCGGAAGGCGACGCCCGGACCTCGTCCATACGACCTTGTTCGAGAGCGACCTCGCGGGACGCGTCGCCGCGCGCCGCACGCGGACACCCGTGGTGTCGAGCCTCGTGAGCGAGCACTACGGACCCGCCCATCGCAGCAACCCAGCGCTGCGACGCTGGAAGCTGCGAGGTGCGCAGGTCGTCGACGCGCTGACCGCCCGACTCGCGGTACGGCTGCACGCGGTATCCGCGCACGTCGCGGACCTCATGGCGCACAACCTCCGCTATCCGCGAAACCGCATCGACGTGGTACCGCGCGGCCGAGATCCGGACTCGCTCGGCGCTCGGACACCGCAGCGTCGGGCCACGGCACGAGAGCAACTGGGTCTCGCGCCGGACGCGCGCGTCCTGCTGGCGGTAGCACGCCAGGAGCACGCGAAGGGCCTCGATGTCGTCCTCGAAGCGATGCCGTCGTTGGCGGCCGACGTCGACGCGATCCACCTGTTCGTCGCCGGACAAGAAGGCGGCGCCACGACCGACCTCCGCGCGCTCGTCGATCGGCTCGGCCTCGGTCACTCGGTGACGTTCCTCGGGGGTCGTGACGACGTCCCTGATCTGTTGTGCGCGGCCGATGTCTTCGTGCTGACCTCGCGCCGCGAAGGCTCGCCGGGGTCAGTGATGGAGGCGATGGCGCTCGAGCTCCCGATCGTCGTGACCGACCTTCCACAGATCCGCGAGGTCGTCAACGAAGCCAGCGCGGTTCTCGTGGCCCCGAGCTCGCCGCCGGAGCACCTCGCGCGCTCGATTGCGCGTGTGTTCCGAGAACGCGGAGCCACCGAGCGACGCGTGAACGTCGCTCGTCGGCGCTTCCTCGCCGACTTCACGATCGGGCAGGTGGCCGACGACATGGTCGCGTTCTATCGCCGTTCGCTCGCGTCGGTATCCCGCGCGGCCGGCCACGGCCCACGCCGATGA
- a CDS encoding glycosyltransferase, whose amino-acid sequence MPEASAPRFGSFILTFNRPTQLRETIRALIAQTVPPELVVVIDNGDNEETTSVIREFGDARLEYCATGENLGSAGGVAFGMRLLLDRGCEWIHSVDDDDPPLTPDTVERLRALIERNDDGRLGVVAAVGSRWDWTTGEQRRLRDDELTGDVPVDIVGGGQQLTVCRRVLEEIGTPDPEFFFGHYDPIWCLLVAKAGYRLMVDGELMYRNREIANRVGVTVHRAKLPRQPYDAIWRRYYVTRNYVYAMRQMFDRPDLARRETAKSLVRTVASWGHGPRYGARFSLLQLRGVVDGYRGRLGRTVIPWADPKQPSTPRR is encoded by the coding sequence ATGCCTGAAGCCAGCGCGCCCCGCTTCGGATCGTTCATCCTGACCTTCAATCGCCCGACCCAGCTTCGGGAGACGATCCGCGCGCTCATCGCACAGACCGTTCCTCCCGAGCTCGTCGTCGTGATCGACAACGGCGACAACGAGGAGACGACCTCCGTCATTCGCGAATTCGGGGATGCCCGCCTCGAGTACTGCGCCACCGGCGAGAACCTGGGCTCAGCCGGTGGCGTCGCGTTCGGGATGCGTCTTCTCCTCGACCGGGGATGCGAGTGGATCCACTCCGTCGACGACGACGATCCGCCACTCACACCCGACACGGTCGAGCGTCTCCGTGCCCTCATCGAGCGGAACGACGACGGCCGGCTCGGCGTCGTGGCCGCGGTCGGGAGTCGCTGGGACTGGACGACGGGGGAGCAGCGCCGGCTGCGCGACGATGAGCTGACAGGCGACGTCCCCGTCGACATCGTCGGTGGTGGTCAGCAGCTGACGGTCTGCCGACGAGTGCTCGAGGAGATCGGGACGCCGGACCCCGAGTTCTTCTTCGGGCATTACGACCCGATCTGGTGCCTGCTCGTGGCGAAGGCCGGATATCGCCTGATGGTCGACGGCGAGCTCATGTACCGCAACCGCGAGATCGCGAATCGGGTTGGCGTGACGGTGCACCGCGCCAAGTTGCCGCGCCAGCCCTACGACGCGATCTGGCGGCGCTACTACGTCACCCGCAACTACGTCTACGCGATGCGCCAGATGTTCGACCGACCGGACCTCGCCCGGCGCGAGACTGCAAAGTCGCTCGTTCGCACGGTCGCGTCCTGGGGTCACGGTCCGCGCTACGGAGCCCGGTTCTCGTTGCTGCAGCTGCGCGGAGTGGTCGACGGCTATCGTGGGCGACTCGGTCGGACCGTCATCCCATGGGCGGATCCGAAGCAGCCGTCCACCCCGCGTCGCTGA
- a CDS encoding glycosyltransferase family 4 protein — translation MRVAHLTTVDSSLRFLLFPQLRAVVDAGGEAVGISAPGPWVEGLERDGIRHIALPSSTRGANLRADLRAARELWRILRRERLDVLHTHNPKTGVYGRILGRLAGVPIVVNTVHGLYATDRDPRRKRVVVYVLEAIAARFSDVELVQNAEDLELMLRWRITPRKRARLLGNGVDLTRFDPARFSDADRESTRRELSIRPGQLVVGTVGRLVAEKGYPELFDAMEALGDRYRLVAVGPEDPDKADALPRAMLDRAARDGICFLGQRDDVDRLYTAFDVFVLATHREGFPRAAMEAAAMGLPIVATDIRGCRQVVEDTATGFLVPVDDAGALSAAIARLGDDAELRDRFGAGGREFALRHFDERNVVRTVMESYHEVAARKGRASS, via the coding sequence ATGCGCGTCGCCCATCTCACGACCGTCGACAGCAGCTTGCGCTTCCTGCTCTTCCCGCAGCTCCGCGCAGTCGTCGACGCGGGAGGCGAAGCGGTCGGGATCAGCGCGCCAGGACCCTGGGTCGAAGGGCTTGAGCGCGACGGCATCCGTCACATCGCGCTGCCGTCCTCGACACGGGGCGCGAACTTGCGTGCGGACCTGCGCGCCGCGCGGGAGCTCTGGCGGATCCTTCGACGTGAGCGCCTCGACGTGCTGCACACGCACAACCCGAAAACGGGCGTGTACGGCCGGATTCTCGGGCGGCTCGCGGGCGTACCGATCGTGGTGAACACCGTGCACGGCCTGTACGCCACCGACCGCGACCCCCGGCGCAAGCGCGTCGTCGTCTACGTGCTCGAGGCGATTGCGGCACGGTTCTCCGACGTCGAGCTCGTACAGAACGCAGAGGATCTCGAGCTCATGCTTCGCTGGCGAATCACGCCGAGGAAGCGGGCCCGTCTGCTCGGAAACGGTGTGGACCTCACGCGCTTCGATCCCGCGCGATTCAGCGATGCAGACCGTGAGTCGACACGACGCGAGCTCAGCATCCGACCCGGGCAGCTCGTCGTCGGAACGGTTGGACGTCTGGTCGCAGAGAAGGGCTACCCGGAGTTGTTCGACGCAATGGAGGCGCTCGGCGACCGCTACCGGTTGGTCGCCGTGGGGCCGGAAGATCCGGACAAGGCGGATGCCCTTCCCCGCGCGATGCTCGATCGGGCCGCCCGGGACGGCATCTGCTTCCTCGGGCAACGCGACGATGTCGATCGTCTCTACACGGCCTTCGATGTCTTCGTGCTCGCGACGCACCGGGAAGGGTTTCCGCGCGCCGCGATGGAGGCGGCCGCGATGGGTTTGCCAATCGTTGCAACGGACATCCGCGGGTGCCGTCAGGTTGTCGAGGACACTGCCACCGGGTTCCTCGTCCCCGTAGATGACGCGGGTGCGCTCAGCGCGGCGATCGCACGGCTCGGAGATGACGCGGAGCTTCGCGATCGTTTCGGAGCCGGTGGACGAGAGTTCGCGCTGAGGCACTTCGACGAGCGGAACGTAGTACGCACCGTCATGGAGAGCTATCACGAGGTCGCGGCGCGCAAGGGCAGAGCATCCAGCTAA
- a CDS encoding HAD family hydrolase — MIPAADCVVFDLDDTVYLERDYVQSGFRAADEWASTELGVTHFGERAWDRFEAGGRGTIFDDVLRDCGVEPSPRIVLALVDVYRRHEPAIELLPDAARIVEALAPLVALAVVTDGPVESQRAKARALGVDQWARTIVFTAELGDIYAKPHPRAFEGVEQVFGVPGARCVYIADNPAKDFAGPRARRWKTVRVRRPMSLHAATPSGPDVDLEVGDFRDLAGLLATLDR; from the coding sequence ATGATTCCCGCGGCGGACTGCGTCGTCTTCGACCTCGACGACACGGTGTACCTCGAGCGGGACTACGTGCAGAGCGGCTTCCGAGCGGCGGACGAATGGGCCTCGACCGAGCTCGGTGTTACGCACTTCGGCGAGCGCGCCTGGGATCGGTTCGAGGCTGGTGGGCGCGGGACGATCTTCGACGACGTGCTTCGGGACTGTGGCGTCGAGCCCTCGCCGCGGATCGTCCTCGCCCTCGTCGATGTCTACCGGCGTCACGAGCCAGCCATCGAGTTGCTCCCCGACGCGGCCCGGATTGTGGAGGCGCTGGCGCCACTCGTCGCGCTCGCGGTCGTGACCGACGGGCCCGTCGAATCCCAACGGGCGAAGGCCCGTGCGCTCGGGGTCGACCAGTGGGCCCGAACGATCGTGTTCACGGCGGAGCTGGGCGACATCTATGCGAAGCCACACCCCCGCGCGTTTGAGGGCGTGGAGCAGGTGTTCGGGGTGCCAGGAGCGAGGTGCGTATACATTGCCGACAATCCGGCAAAGGACTTCGCGGGTCCGCGCGCGCGGAGATGGAAGACAGTGCGCGTCCGTCGCCCGATGAGCCTCCACGCCGCGACGCCCAGCGGACCCGACGTCGACCTCGAAGTGGGCGACTTTCGGGATCTCGCCGGTCTGCTGGCCACACTCGACCGCTGA
- a CDS encoding PHP domain-containing protein, protein MRAITHIHTRHSWDSRLRVPVLLRVLRANAVDLAMITDHDSFAGSLEARSIVGRQGLPLIVPVAAEIRTDLGDVIVVFPSEEVPPVSDLKTWRSLRVLAREYGAMVWLPHPYRSHKEIEELAAGADVIEVFNSRCNREENREAIELCARHGKAVAFGSDAHLKREARWFVDYPDGPDPLVVLRADATCPVPVPTRTSDVAVAEAIYGWKRRRPRVVGYQARRFVKHKALELAGRSG, encoded by the coding sequence ATGCGAGCGATCACCCACATCCACACGCGTCATTCCTGGGACAGCCGACTCCGGGTACCTGTCTTGCTCCGGGTGCTGCGGGCCAACGCTGTCGACCTGGCAATGATCACCGACCACGACTCCTTCGCCGGGAGCCTCGAGGCACGGTCGATCGTGGGGAGGCAGGGGCTGCCCCTGATCGTGCCCGTCGCCGCGGAGATTCGTACCGATCTCGGCGACGTGATCGTGGTGTTCCCCTCGGAGGAGGTCCCTCCGGTGTCCGATCTGAAGACGTGGCGCTCGCTCCGAGTCCTCGCTCGCGAGTACGGGGCCATGGTCTGGCTGCCTCACCCATACCGGAGCCACAAGGAGATCGAGGAGCTGGCCGCGGGCGCCGACGTGATCGAGGTGTTCAACTCGCGTTGCAACCGCGAGGAGAATCGCGAGGCGATCGAGCTCTGCGCGCGCCACGGTAAGGCGGTCGCGTTCGGATCCGACGCCCATCTGAAGCGCGAGGCTCGCTGGTTCGTCGACTATCCGGACGGCCCGGATCCGCTGGTCGTGCTCCGAGCCGATGCGACCTGTCCCGTCCCGGTGCCGACTCGCACGAGTGACGTCGCCGTGGCCGAGGCGATCTACGGATGGAAGCGCCGGCGGCCGCGCGTCGTCGGCTACCAGGCTCGGCGTTTCGTCAAGCACAAGGCGTTGGAGTTGGCAGGCAGGAGTGGCTAG
- a CDS encoding glycosyltransferase family 4 protein, whose protein sequence is MSRRASEAPRTGPDTVDVLQVITSTDRRGAEVFATDLERALTDRGRSVRTVALVRGRQEGGLDVPTLGTSRLGIATLRALRAEARHAGLVVAHGSTTLPACALATTGTRTPFVYRNVGDPAHWGTTPARRLRSVAFLRRTSAVVALTAATAGELNARYRVSPEKIRVIPKGVPTERFTPATAEARRRARAHFELLAEAPVALYLGALSPEKNVRLAIEAVASIPGLHLLVVGDGPERSAAEAEASRVAPDRVHVAGPTDQPELALAAADVVVLTSHTEGLPGALIEAGLCGLPVVTTDVGFVREIVADTMTGYVVPPGDRAGFADALERALRAPSALGSAARRRCLERFSIDRVADAWDDLISAMLQ, encoded by the coding sequence ATGAGCCGCCGAGCGAGCGAGGCGCCGCGGACCGGACCTGACACGGTCGACGTCCTCCAGGTGATCACGAGCACCGACCGGCGCGGCGCCGAGGTCTTCGCAACCGACCTCGAGCGGGCCCTCACCGATCGCGGGCGGTCGGTACGGACCGTCGCGCTCGTGCGCGGTCGCCAAGAGGGCGGGCTCGACGTGCCGACGCTCGGGACCAGCCGGCTCGGAATCGCCACGCTGCGCGCGTTGCGAGCCGAAGCTCGCCATGCTGGTCTCGTCGTGGCCCACGGCTCGACGACCCTCCCGGCGTGCGCGCTCGCCACGACCGGCACGCGCACGCCGTTCGTCTACCGCAACGTCGGGGATCCCGCCCACTGGGGTACGACCCCCGCCCGCCGGCTCCGAAGCGTTGCCTTCCTGCGTCGGACGTCAGCCGTCGTCGCGCTCACTGCAGCCACCGCAGGCGAGCTGAACGCGCGCTATCGCGTTTCGCCGGAGAAGATCCGCGTGATCCCAAAGGGTGTCCCCACGGAGCGATTCACGCCAGCGACCGCCGAGGCTCGTCGGCGCGCCCGTGCTCACTTCGAGCTCTTGGCGGAGGCACCGGTCGCGCTCTACCTCGGCGCGCTGAGCCCGGAGAAGAACGTCAGGCTGGCGATCGAGGCCGTCGCGTCGATCCCCGGGCTTCATCTGCTCGTCGTCGGCGACGGTCCCGAGCGATCTGCAGCGGAGGCCGAGGCATCGCGCGTCGCGCCCGACCGCGTGCACGTCGCCGGGCCGACGGATCAACCGGAGCTCGCGCTCGCGGCTGCGGACGTCGTCGTGCTCACCAGTCACACGGAGGGTCTTCCGGGGGCCCTGATCGAAGCGGGCCTCTGCGGCCTCCCCGTCGTCACGACCGACGTCGGCTTCGTGCGTGAGATCGTCGCCGACACCATGACCGGCTATGTCGTTCCACCCGGTGATCGGGCGGGCTTCGCCGACGCGCTGGAGCGCGCGCTGCGTGCGCCGAGCGCGCTCGGGTCGGCCGCGCGCCGCCGGTGCCTCGAGCGTTTCTCCATCGACCGGGTGGCCGACGCGTGGGACGACCTCATTTCGGCGATGCTGCAATAA
- a CDS encoding sugar transferase has protein sequence MKRLVDVSATALLFVLTSPVLAVVALAVRVTMGSPVLFRDTRAGRRGRPFELLKFRTMRGLRAGETIPESDHARITRVGKILRSTSVDELPSLVNVLRGDMSLVGPRPLPVRYLTRYTPGQARRHDVRPGVTGWAQVNGRNAVGWDEKLEFDVWYVDHRSLGLDLRILGMTVAHLLRRQGISHGDHATMPEFGATAQTESPSGRSNLQRRS, from the coding sequence GTGAAGCGGCTCGTCGACGTATCGGCCACGGCGCTCCTGTTCGTGCTCACGTCGCCGGTGCTGGCCGTGGTGGCGCTTGCTGTCCGCGTCACGATGGGCAGCCCTGTTCTGTTCCGCGACACGCGAGCCGGCCGTCGAGGGCGTCCGTTCGAGTTGCTCAAGTTCCGAACGATGCGCGGTCTGCGTGCCGGGGAGACGATTCCCGAATCGGACCACGCGCGCATCACGCGCGTGGGCAAGATCCTGCGCAGCACGAGCGTCGACGAGCTCCCGTCGCTCGTCAACGTGCTCCGCGGCGACATGAGTCTCGTCGGGCCGCGGCCACTTCCGGTCCGCTACCTGACCCGCTACACACCGGGCCAGGCGCGCCGGCACGACGTGCGCCCCGGCGTCACCGGCTGGGCGCAGGTCAATGGACGCAACGCGGTCGGCTGGGACGAGAAGCTCGAGTTCGACGTCTGGTACGTGGATCACCGCTCCTTGGGTCTCGACCTCCGGATCCTCGGCATGACGGTCGCTCATCTCCTCCGCCGCCAGGGCATCAGCCACGGCGACCACGCAACGATGCCGGAGTTCGGCGCGACCGCACAGACGGAGTCCCCCAGCGGGCGCTCGAACCTGCAGCGACGATCATGA
- a CDS encoding ATP-grasp domain-containing protein — translation MIGDMDLVRPLFLAGIRGAVVTQRWKPPRFSRFRRDAIDWVIDPWSEQELLVERLSAWAGRQKLPPVLFYQGDPELLMISRHRERLQEGFRFVVPSADLVEVLIDKARLGAVARTHDLPVPRAEVLAPGVSDLDLRALRFPVVVKPCRHMDELWRSVAGAAKALEVPDAGGLAELWGSLEARGATVMVQELIPGGETHVESYHVYIDDRRQIVAEFTGRKIRTLPRMFGESTAVTITDETDVKELGRKVTHALGLTGVAKADFKRDPEGRLWLLEINPRFNLWHHLGAVAGVNIPALVYADLTGTPRPPIGPVLIGARWCKPWKDVVAAREDDIPVHRWLRSIVGYEATSSFAFDDPLPMLGVAMRTVRDPLKRLVNRTKHR, via the coding sequence GTGATCGGTGACATGGATCTCGTCCGCCCACTCTTTCTGGCCGGGATCCGCGGCGCTGTCGTCACCCAGCGATGGAAGCCTCCCCGCTTCTCCCGGTTTCGCCGAGACGCGATCGACTGGGTCATCGATCCGTGGAGCGAGCAGGAACTCCTTGTCGAGCGACTCTCGGCCTGGGCTGGGCGGCAGAAGTTGCCGCCGGTTCTCTTCTACCAAGGGGATCCCGAACTTCTCATGATCTCGCGGCACCGAGAACGGTTGCAGGAAGGCTTTCGGTTCGTGGTTCCGAGCGCCGATCTCGTCGAGGTTCTCATCGACAAGGCCCGCCTCGGAGCGGTGGCGCGGACTCACGACCTTCCGGTGCCGCGCGCTGAGGTGCTGGCTCCCGGCGTCTCCGACCTCGATCTGCGGGCACTTCGGTTCCCGGTCGTCGTGAAGCCATGCCGGCACATGGACGAACTCTGGAGGTCGGTCGCCGGCGCAGCCAAGGCCCTCGAGGTACCCGACGCCGGCGGGCTCGCGGAGCTCTGGGGCAGTCTCGAGGCGCGCGGTGCCACCGTGATGGTCCAGGAGCTCATCCCCGGTGGGGAGACGCATGTGGAGAGTTATCACGTCTACATCGACGATCGACGCCAGATCGTGGCCGAGTTCACGGGCCGGAAGATCAGGACGCTGCCCCGCATGTTCGGCGAGTCGACGGCGGTGACGATCACCGACGAGACCGACGTGAAGGAGCTCGGGCGGAAGGTCACACATGCCCTCGGTCTCACGGGTGTGGCCAAGGCGGATTTCAAGCGCGATCCGGAGGGGCGCCTCTGGTTGCTCGAGATCAACCCGCGCTTCAACCTCTGGCACCACCTGGGGGCCGTGGCAGGTGTCAACATCCCCGCGCTCGTCTACGCCGACCTCACGGGCACCCCTCGACCTCCGATTGGCCCGGTGCTCATCGGCGCCCGCTGGTGCAAACCCTGGAAGGACGTCGTCGCCGCTCGCGAGGATGACATCCCGGTCCATCGGTGGCTGCGTTCCATCGTCGGATACGAAGCCACCTCGAGCTTCGCTTTCGACGACCCCCTCCCCATGTTGGGAGTGGCCATGCGGACCGTCCGAGACCCGCTCAAGCGGCTGGTCAATCGGACGAAGCACCGGTGA
- a CDS encoding class I SAM-dependent methyltransferase, with protein MDRELVLSEMRAVTDAHGPWNAHNFEVADGVYTKGSDDTSATWARLVGVVQVVSDLAPRPIDQLRVLDLACLEGIFGLEFAKRGAEVVGIEGRRSNLERASFAARALELGEVQFLHEDVRSLSAETHGQFDVVLCLGILYHLDAPDVFQFLERIADVCRGFAVIETHVSLRRKERRSYGGIDYWGRSYVEHDPASTAEQRERALRASLDNPASFWLTKRSLLRGLAEVGFTTTLVVETAVGFTRYADRLMLVAFRGSPMSPELVRGGDPTPRARAWPERDPRRPHRSQDWRERARIRIARALPRRALETLRRLRRRDGNPTALSDTNGRPRGSPPA; from the coding sequence ATGGACCGTGAATTGGTGTTGAGCGAGATGCGCGCGGTCACCGACGCCCACGGGCCATGGAATGCTCACAACTTCGAGGTTGCCGACGGCGTCTACACAAAGGGCTCCGATGACACCTCGGCGACCTGGGCGAGGCTGGTAGGTGTCGTGCAAGTGGTGAGCGACCTTGCGCCGCGCCCCATCGATCAACTTCGTGTTCTCGACCTTGCATGCCTCGAAGGCATCTTCGGGCTTGAGTTCGCGAAGCGAGGTGCCGAGGTCGTGGGTATCGAGGGTCGCCGATCGAACCTCGAGCGGGCGTCCTTCGCCGCCCGCGCGCTGGAACTCGGCGAGGTGCAGTTCCTCCACGAGGACGTTCGAAGTCTCAGCGCCGAGACCCATGGTCAATTCGACGTGGTTCTCTGTCTCGGAATCCTCTACCACCTTGATGCACCAGACGTATTCCAATTCCTCGAGCGGATCGCCGATGTCTGCCGCGGGTTTGCCGTCATCGAGACTCACGTGAGCCTCCGCCGGAAGGAACGGCGCTCGTACGGAGGCATCGACTACTGGGGTCGCTCCTACGTCGAGCACGATCCCGCTAGCACTGCCGAGCAACGCGAGCGCGCGCTCCGGGCCTCGCTCGACAACCCGGCGAGTTTCTGGCTCACGAAGCGGTCTCTGCTCCGCGGGCTTGCTGAGGTCGGTTTCACGACAACGCTCGTGGTCGAGACCGCCGTGGGTTTCACGCGCTATGCGGACCGCTTGATGCTCGTCGCTTTCCGCGGATCCCCGATGTCGCCCGAGTTGGTCCGCGGAGGCGACCCAACGCCGCGGGCTCGAGCCTGGCCAGAACGAGACCCTCGGCGTCCGCATCGGAGCCAGGACTGGCGAGAGCGCGCCCGTATCCGCATCGCGCGTGCCCTGCCGAGGCGGGCTCTCGAAACCCTTCGACGCCTACGTCGGCGTGACGGCAACCCCACTGCGCTCTCAGACACCAACGGCCGGCCACGCGGCTCCCCGCCCGCCTGA
- a CDS encoding ATP-grasp domain-containing protein, with amino-acid sequence MTGNVLLSSAGRRVALLRAFRASLRELSSDGMVIAADASPLSAAFHAADRAVVVPRCISEEFVPALLEVCRLHDVRLIVPTIDTELAVLAAHRGTFADAGVIVAISDPETVDVGADKLRTNEWLVANGFPTVRQARPDAVLGRGDGWRYPLVVKPRRGSASIGVTTVGSADELDLVADADVVVEEVARGHEYTVDVFADRSGRARCAVPRRRLEVRSGEVSKGVTVRCPLLQQLACRVVEALPGAYGALNVQVFLDADEKQPRIIEINPRFGGGFPLSWEAGAPFPRWLLEDGAGLSPSAVADEWRDGVVMLRYDDAIFVDASDVGLGQGSGR; translated from the coding sequence ATGACCGGGAACGTGCTGCTCTCCTCGGCGGGACGGCGGGTCGCGTTGCTCCGCGCGTTTCGCGCGAGCCTGCGCGAACTCAGCTCCGACGGCATGGTGATCGCGGCGGACGCGTCGCCGCTCTCGGCAGCCTTCCACGCCGCCGATCGGGCGGTCGTCGTCCCGCGCTGCATCTCCGAAGAGTTCGTTCCCGCGCTGCTCGAGGTGTGCCGTCTCCATGACGTTCGCCTGATCGTGCCCACGATCGACACCGAGCTGGCGGTGCTGGCGGCTCACCGAGGGACGTTCGCGGACGCCGGTGTCATCGTCGCGATTTCGGATCCTGAGACGGTCGACGTCGGCGCCGACAAGCTCCGGACGAACGAATGGCTCGTGGCGAACGGTTTCCCGACCGTGCGCCAGGCCCGCCCCGACGCGGTGCTCGGCCGCGGCGATGGCTGGCGCTACCCACTCGTGGTCAAGCCCCGGCGGGGGAGTGCATCGATCGGGGTCACCACAGTGGGCAGCGCCGACGAGCTCGACCTCGTCGCGGACGCCGACGTCGTCGTTGAGGAGGTCGCGCGCGGGCACGAGTACACCGTCGACGTGTTCGCTGATCGTTCCGGACGGGCACGTTGCGCGGTTCCGCGCCGCCGACTCGAGGTTCGAAGTGGTGAGGTGAGCAAGGGCGTCACGGTCCGGTGCCCGCTGCTCCAGCAACTCGCGTGCCGCGTCGTCGAGGCGCTCCCAGGCGCGTACGGCGCGCTGAACGTCCAGGTGTTCCTCGACGCCGACGAGAAGCAGCCGCGGATCATCGAGATCAATCCGCGCTTCGGTGGTGGGTTCCCGCTCTCGTGGGAGGCAGGCGCGCCCTTTCCCCGCTGGCTCCTCGAGGACGGGGCCGGTCTCTCGCCGAGCGCGGTCGCGGACGAATGGCGCGACGGCGTCGTGATGCTGCGCTACGACGATGCGATCTTCGTCGACGCGAGCGACGTGGGCCTCGGCCAGGGCTCGGGCCGATGA
- a CDS encoding glycosyltransferase family A protein has translation MMQDQGSAGLAHASAPGAPAFSVVIPTYNRSSIVPRAISSVLAQTVTDFELIVVDDGSTDDTANVVSAIRDDRIRLRRQQNGGLSAARNAGAQIARGRWLTFLDDDDQALPCWLELFRAERADPASGIVCCGRIVVDAEGAPLRTEEPMPLGPAYDDQVGSFASGTFAVRRELFESVGGYAPGLQTTHGTELAFRLVPHCLNLGLEVRSVAEPGVKIEARPPTDRPLSTAALLYEGVVYVLEHHRERISRSPRALANYLSIAGVSAARIGKRREARRLLAAAVRAEPRSPRRWARLAAAWVPSMGQRVWRLGEGEGLDAQ, from the coding sequence ATGATGCAAGACCAGGGTTCCGCGGGTCTCGCCCACGCGTCGGCCCCAGGTGCGCCCGCGTTCAGCGTCGTGATCCCCACGTACAACCGCAGCTCGATCGTGCCGCGGGCGATCTCCAGCGTCCTGGCGCAGACGGTGACAGATTTCGAGCTCATCGTCGTCGACGACGGCTCGACGGACGATACGGCGAACGTCGTGTCGGCGATCCGGGACGACCGGATCCGTCTTCGTCGCCAACAGAACGGTGGCCTCTCTGCGGCGCGGAACGCCGGCGCGCAGATCGCCCGTGGTCGGTGGCTCACGTTCCTCGACGACGACGACCAGGCGCTGCCGTGCTGGCTCGAGCTCTTCCGCGCCGAACGGGCCGACCCGGCCAGCGGGATCGTGTGTTGTGGTCGCATCGTCGTCGACGCGGAAGGTGCGCCGTTGCGCACCGAGGAGCCCATGCCTCTCGGCCCGGCGTACGACGACCAGGTGGGGTCGTTCGCCAGTGGGACCTTCGCGGTCCGTCGCGAGCTCTTCGAGAGCGTCGGCGGCTACGCACCGGGACTGCAGACGACCCACGGCACCGAGCTCGCGTTCCGCCTCGTTCCCCACTGCCTCAACCTCGGGCTCGAGGTACGGAGCGTGGCGGAGCCGGGCGTGAAGATCGAGGCACGCCCGCCCACCGACCGCCCCCTGAGCACCGCTGCCCTGTTGTACGAGGGGGTCGTGTACGTGCTGGAGCATCATCGCGAGCGGATCAGTCGTTCCCCCCGCGCGCTCGCCAACTATCTCTCCATCGCCGGGGTCAGTGCAGCGCGCATCGGGAAGCGTCGCGAGGCCCGACGTCTGCTCGCAGCAGCGGTGCGCGCCGAGCCGCGGTCGCCGCGGCGCTGGGCCCGCTTGGCCGCGGCCTGGGTGCCCTCGATGGGTCAGCGGGTGTGGCGCCTCGGCGAGGGGGAGGGCCTCGACGCTCAATGA